In one Plasmodium reichenowi strain SY57 chromosome 7, whole genome shotgun sequence genomic region, the following are encoded:
- a CDS encoding zinc transporter, putative: MPTEMNSSLLDNESNLNLVDKMSRLYDKSQRKATKKLIIASIICIIFMVIEIVAAIVSNSLSLMSDASHLFCDLLSFALNLFSIYVSSFQGNVDMSFGYHRAEIIGALFSIFFIWSLSAYILYTAIFRLFDVPKVNGYIMFVTAFISTLANIFMAYVLQVHSHGFGFMNENKCGNHTHESSCHDNSSSLILSDHKTSNNIENSSVKKNSLTKRYKNINSDIIIDENDIRNNKNNISGNKIDGTSCNYVTFDYYDNMEEHDKNVAQVNDMSEQNNNFMNKEKYMNKNVYNSTNKDSNNSNSKGKACNMTQNNINNNNNNNNNNNNINNNTYNQIHNEKKKKKKKSCCDVEKVEEDDIQKDHAYIIESEYCDDILDNHNHTHESTNHDHSHDHSHGDVNNISLKTAYLHALSDLLQNVGVMIASLFIWYDPKYSIADPICSIIFCCIVFSTTMSVIKEILNILMEGTPVSINLIDLKNDLLKIPGVLDVHDLHVWSLSIGKPALACHIVASKTHSHSVLNDATLLCQNKYKILHTTVQTDYSSNRSNCETEAHLKCSTLKGD; this comes from the coding sequence tataatatgtattatttttatggtTATTGAAATAGTAGCAGCAATAGTATCTAATTCTTTATCTTTAATGTCGGATGCTTCTCATTTGTTTTGtgatttattatcttttgctttaaatttattttctatatatgtTTCAAGTTTTCAAGGGAACGTAGATATGTCTTTTGGTTACCATAGGGCTGAAATTATAGGTGCActattttctatattttttatatggtCCTTATCagcatatattttatatacagCTATATTTAGATTATTTGATGTACCAAAAGTAAACGGATATATTATGTTTGTTACAGCTTTTATTAGTACGTTAgcaaatatatttatggCATATGTTTTACAAGTACATTCACATGGATTCGGATTTATGAACGAAAACAAATGTGGTAATCATACACACGAATCATCTTGTCATGATAATTCTTcttctttaattttatcaGATCATAAGACTTCTAATAATATCGAAAATAGTAGTGTTAAGAAGAATTCTTTGACAAAGAgatataagaatattaaTAGTGATATTATAATAGATGAAAACgatataagaaataataaaaataatatttctggaaataaaatagatGGAACGTCATGTAATTATGTAACCTttgattattatgataacATGGAGGAAcatgataaaaatgtagCACAAGTTAATGATATGTCTGAACAAAATAACaattttatgaataaagaaaaatatatgaataaaaatgtttataataGTACGAATAAGGATTCTAATAATTCCAACTCTAAAGGTAAAGCATGTAACATGacacaaaataatataaataataacaataataataataataataataataatataaataataatacatataatcaaatacataatgaaaaaaaaaaaaaaaaaaaaaaaagttgTTGTGATGTAGAGAAAGTAGAAGAAGATGATATACAAAAAGATCATGCTTATATTATAGAAAGTGAATATTGTGATGATATATTAGATAATCATAATCATACACATGAATCTACAAATCATGATCATAGTCATGATCATAGTCATGGTGATGTAAATAACATTAGTTTAAAAACAGCTTATCTACATGCACTTAGTGATTTATTACAAAATGTAGGAGTTATGATTgcatcattatttatatggtATGATCCTAAATATTCAATAGCCGATCCTATATGTTCCATTATATTCTGTTGTATTGTTTTTTCTACAACAATGTCGGtaattaaagaaatattaaatatattaatggAAGGTACACCTGTAAGTATTAATTTGATAGATcttaaaaatgatttattaaaaataccAGGGGTATTAGATGTACATGATTTGCATGTATGGTCCTTGTCAATTGGAAAACCAGCCTTGGCTTGTCATATAGTTGCTAGTAAAACACATTCTCATAGTGTATTAAATGACGCTACTTTACTATgtcaaaataaatataaaatattacacACAACAGTTCAAACGGATTATTCTTCAAACAGATCGAATTGTGAAACTGAAGCTCACCTTAAATGTTCCACACTGAAAGGGGATA
- a CDS encoding RNA-binding protein, putative, translating to MMKEKDKKQKKKRSVEKKEYHSSCESMKDEESVSSEGENKKRKNKEDDKGIREREKSKKLDEDKMKKKKIYEENYNNEDGNIIKKKKKNSQSEEMNNDNKNNDNDDQDDEHNNKYNDCKRKHKSNSKIIDDPNNSDNDIKRRKEMKKRRKKKKNANKNDTYKSDTSSINSNMSNNNKKNTSDISEMSDNSSTNIRRKKYREEVMRKRKRDRSSEYKIKGSYKNVEIRMKNKNKYRSLERKMKDKYREKKKGRSQNSSITKSDHSSNEKNYKKINHNNKYTSNDDDSSSNDSSNSNNGSNNGGNNGSNNGSNKGSNKGSNKGSNKGSNNESNNESNNGSNNESNNGSNNGSNNDSDYSSTQKSRRNKLIRNVSSSVSLSERRRNKIKRKRRRSRSISTERRIKEKHRNIEDEDSEESDSKWRRRKRERSRDKYKERYRERERDRDKERYRDKERYRDKERYRDKERYRDKERYRDKERYRDRDKDIDRERHRHRERDRDRERDRDRERERERERERRKSYKFDSPPHSCDEDDNIKLSKSTISNNNKSMSILSNSVPTLNSNNIVLNNDLSVVNNSSSNNNIESLIQTLNSNILSTNNSSLTTSRILNNNNNNNNNNNNNSILNESNLISNKLRNSLLLEEKNLLLKQSHLNLLLNNQLKLNNVMSLQNLYKNVLNINDLNLPTIDVNIEKTARELYVGNIPQHIDIQEIVKYLNSCLLILYNKENENENICLKACIRGDTHYAFVEFRNIQDTSNCMLLNGINFYGNNLRIGRPKTFPIEYHSLIPQATIPVIDNYYLSQGLIGLRSFIIFCKNEEKMKNDGLPVNMIKLQKLCVSNISRNNDTSKIKELLEAFGEIKNFEFFYGDETSDTYISLVEYVNTENAIQAHKILNQNTSYKIQFEHEIINDPHINNIIKNKYMKTENSILSLQVPTKVIVLNKIATFEELSDSSEYKDIIEDIKIECEKYGKTLEVVLPVFSYRTYEYLKRVSKQTHPGNVDHLQGPMDKENNVEKEDNVEKEDNVEKEDNVEKEDTVEKEDTVEKEDNVEKEDNVEKEDNVEKEDNVEKEDNDDNNNYDDDNEEEDLTHPNYDLTSIGCAFIHFENIESATKARKELSGRKFGANIIEANYFSEKKFLMKNFKNVKYNFKKSHSSLFNVNLKLGNLTYSDCSDDE from the coding sequence atgatgaaagaaaaagataagaaacagaagaaaaaaagatcagtagaaaaaaaagagtaTCATAGTTCCTGTGAAAGTATGAAGGATGAAGAGAGTGTTTCTTCTGAAGGcgaaaataaaaaaagaaaaaacaaagaaGACGATAAAGGTATAAGAGAACGagaaaaaagtaaaaaacTTGATGAGgacaaaatgaaaaagaaaaaaatatacgaagaaaattataataatgaagatgggaacataataaaaaaaaagaaaaaaaattcacAAAGTGAAGAAATGAAcaatgataataaaaataatgataatgatgacCAAGATGatgaacataataataaatataatgattgTAAAAGAAAACATAAAAGTAATAGTAAAATTATTGATGATCCAAATAATAgtgataatgatataaaaagaaggaaagaaatgaaaaaaagacgaaaaaaaaaaaaaaatgcaaataaaaatgatacatataaaaGCGATACAAGTTCAATCAATTCTAATATgtctaataataataaaaagaatacTTCGGATATTTCGGAAATGTCAGATAACTCGTCAACAAATATAAgaagaaagaaatataGAGAAGAAGTAAtgagaaaaagaaaaagagaTAGAAGCTCTGAGTACAAAATTAAAGGATCCTATAAAAATGTTGAAATACGAAtgaagaataaaaataaatatagaaGTTTAGAACGAAAAATGaaagataaatatagagaaaagaaaaaaggaaGAAGTCAAAATTCAAGCATCACTAAAAGTGATCATTCTAGTAATgaaaagaattataaaaagattaatcataataataagtaTACTAGTAACGATGATGATAGTAGTAGCAATGATTCTTCAAATAGTAATAATGGAAGTAATAATGGAGGTAATAATGGAAGTAATAATGGAAGTAATAAGGGAAGTAATAAGGGAAGTAATAAGGGAAGTAATAAGGGAAGTAATAATGAAAGTAATAATGAAAGTAATAATGGTAGTAATAATGAAAGTAATAATGGTAGTAATAATGGTAGCAATAATGATAGCGATTATAGTAGTACGCAAAAGTCACGTAGAAACAAACTTATAAGAAATGTAAGCTCAAGCGTTAGTTTAAGTGAAAGGAGGAGGAACAAAatcaaaagaaaaagaagacGTTCAAGATCGATAAGTACCGAAAGAAGGATTAAGGAGAAACACAGAAATATAGAAGATGAAGACTCAGAGGAAAGTGATAGCAAATGGAGGAGAAGAAAAAGGGAACGAAGTAgagataaatataaagaaagaTATAGGGAAAGAGAAAGAGATAGGGATAAAGAAAGGTATAGGGATAAAGAAAGGTATAGGGATAAAGAAAGATATAGGGATAAAGAAAGATATAGGGATAAAGAAAGATATAGGGATAAAGAAAGATATAGGGATAGAGATAAGGATATAGATAGGGAAAGACACCGACATAGAGAAAGAGATAGAGACAGGGAAAGAGATAGGGACCGAGAACGAGAACGAGAACGCGAAAGAGAAAGACGTAAAAGCTACAAGTTTGATTCTCCTCCGCACTCATGTgatgaagatgataatataaaattatcGAAGAGCACAATTTCAAATAACAACAAATCGATGAGCATTTTAAGTAATAGTGTGCCAACATTAAATAGTAACAATATAgtattaaataatgatttatCTGTAGTTAATAATTCTAGTTCTAATAACAATATAGAAAGTTTAATACAGACTTTGAATAGTAATATTCTGAGCACTAATAATAGCAGCCTAACAACTAGTCgtattttaaataataataataataataataataataataataataattcgATATTAAACGAGAGTAACCTTATAAGTAACAAGTTAAGAAACAGTTTGTTATTAGAAGAAaagaatttattattaaaacaatcacatttgaatttattattaaataatcaattgaaattaaataatgtaatgtctttacaaaatttatataagaatgtattaaatataaatgacTTAAATTTACCAACAATAGATGTAAATATAGAGAAGACAGCTAGAGAATTATATGTTGGTAACATTCCACAACATATAGATATACAGGAAattgtaaaatatttaaattcttgtttattaattttatataataaagaaaatgaaaatgagAATATTTGTTTAAAAGCATGTATAAGAGGTGATACGCATTATGCATTTGTAGAATTTAGAAATATTCAGGATACATCTAATTGTATGTTATTAAATggtattaatttttatggAAATAATCTAAGAATTGGAAGACCCAAAACCTTTCCTATTGAATATCATAGTTTAATACCACAAGCAACTATACCGGTCAttgataattattatttatctCAAGGTTTAATTGGATTAAGgtcttttattattttttgtaaaaatgaagaaaagaTGAAAAATGATGGATTACCTGttaatatgataaaattacaaaaacTGTGTGTATCGAATATATCAAGGAATAATGATACAAgtaaaattaaagaattattagAAGCATTTGgagaaattaaaaatttcGAATTTTTTTATGGAGATGAAACATCAGACACATATATAAGTCTAGTAGAATATGTAAATACTGAGAATGCTATACAAGcacataaaatattaaatcaAAATACAAGTTATAAAATCCAATTCGAACATGAAATAATTAACGATCctcatataaataatataattaaaaataaatatatgaaaacAGAAAATTCTATACTATCTCTACAAGTTCCTACCAAGGTAATCGTTCTTAATAAAATAGCAACCTTTGAGGAACTTTCGGATTCTAGTGAATATAAGGATATAATAGAAGACATCAAAATTGAGTGtgaaaaatatggaaaGACATTGGAGGTAGTGTTACCTGTTTTTTCGTATAGAACGTATGAGTATTTGAAGAGGGTATCAAAACAAACACACCCTGGAAATGTTGACCATTTGCAAGGTCCCATggataaagaaaataatgtagaaaaagaagataatgtagaaaaagaagataatgtagaaaaagaagataatgtagaaaaagaagatactgtagaaaaagaagatactgtagaaaaagaagataatgtagaaaaagaagataatgtagaaaaagaagataatgtagaaaaagaagataatgtagaaaaagaagataatgatgataataataattatgatgatgataatgaagaagaagatTTAACACATCCTAATTATGACCTTACATCTATAGGATGTGCCTTTATCcattttgaaaatatagAATCTGCAACTAAAGCTAGAAAAGAATTAAGTGGTAGAAAATTCGGAGCAAATATTATTGAAGCAAATTATTTTagtgaaaaaaaattcttaatgaaaaattttaaaaatgtaaaatataattttaaaaaatcgCATTCTTCTCTCTTTAATGTAAACTTAAAATTAGGTAATTTGACCTACTCAGATTGTTCAGATGATgagtaa